Proteins encoded in a region of the Candidatus Flexicrinis proximus genome:
- a CDS encoding shikimate dehydrogenase, with product MDDTFAFIIHPIQIKRDVERKHPLLGKLLTERQINFFSRFFPPVYLSEIHGITSAATGKEVKGWLIAAPYTPPTMMSLPVEAVYKKIVACGQMAEELGAQILGLGAFTSVVGDAGKTIADRLEIPVTTGDSYTIAVAVEALSEAGRIMGHTIGEATVAVVGATGAIGKTCAEILARSAAKLILVGKREDALRQVAEKCVGNATVSVSTDMAAIYPADLILTVTSAVHEVIHPEHLKPGAVVCDVARPRDVSRQVAALRDDVLVIEGGMIDVPGPVNFNFDFGFPPGKAYACMAETIALALEGRFEDYTIGKDISAAQADEIHGIARRHGFRLSGFRSFEKAVSEQSIAETRERAQKNLKTWRPGG from the coding sequence ATGGACGACACGTTCGCGTTTATCATCCACCCGATCCAGATCAAGCGCGATGTGGAGCGTAAACACCCGCTGCTGGGCAAGCTCCTGACCGAGCGGCAGATCAATTTCTTCTCGCGGTTCTTCCCCCCGGTGTACCTGAGCGAAATTCACGGCATCACCAGCGCGGCGACCGGCAAAGAGGTCAAGGGCTGGCTGATTGCCGCGCCGTACACGCCGCCGACGATGATGAGCCTGCCGGTCGAGGCGGTGTACAAGAAGATCGTCGCGTGCGGGCAGATGGCCGAAGAACTGGGCGCGCAGATCCTCGGGCTGGGCGCGTTCACCTCGGTGGTCGGCGATGCCGGCAAGACGATTGCCGACCGGCTGGAAATCCCGGTGACGACGGGCGACAGCTACACGATCGCGGTGGCTGTCGAGGCGCTGAGCGAAGCTGGCCGGATCATGGGCCACACGATCGGCGAGGCGACGGTGGCGGTGGTCGGCGCGACGGGCGCGATCGGCAAGACGTGCGCCGAAATCCTGGCGCGCAGCGCGGCCAAGCTGATCCTCGTCGGGAAACGCGAAGACGCGCTGCGGCAGGTGGCCGAGAAGTGCGTCGGGAACGCGACGGTGAGCGTCAGCACGGACATGGCGGCGATCTACCCCGCCGACCTGATCCTGACGGTGACGAGCGCGGTACACGAGGTGATCCACCCCGAACACCTGAAGCCGGGCGCGGTGGTGTGCGACGTGGCCCGCCCGCGCGACGTGAGCAGGCAGGTAGCGGCGCTGCGCGACGACGTGCTGGTGATCGAAGGCGGCATGATCGACGTGCCGGGGCCGGTCAACTTCAACTTCGACTTCGGCTTCCCGCCGGGGAAAGCGTACGCGTGCATGGCCGAAACGATCGCGCTGGCGCTGGAAGGGCGCTTCGAAGATTACACGATCGGCAAGGACATCAGCGCGGCGCAGGCGGACGAGATCCACGGGATCGCGCGGCGGCACGGGTTCCGGCTGTCGGGTTTCCGCAGCTTCGAAAAAGCCGTCAGCGAGCAGTCGATCGCCGAGACGCGCGAACGGGCGCAGAAGAACCTGAAGACGTGGAGGCCCGGCGGCTGA
- a CDS encoding TIGR03667 family PPOX class F420-dependent oxidoreductase, whose amino-acid sequence MMIDFTTKLGQRAQERLASEYCIWLTTTGGDGTPQPRPVWFVWDNGEFVVYAAEGSAKLKHIAAHPKVAVNFDGGPYGEDIQVFTGSARIVASDFESAAAANYFEKYASQIPEIGMTEESFKQTYSQTIRITPEKLR is encoded by the coding sequence ATGATGATCGACTTTACAACCAAGCTCGGCCAACGCGCGCAAGAACGTCTGGCCTCGGAGTACTGCATTTGGCTGACGACCACGGGCGGCGACGGCACGCCGCAGCCGCGTCCGGTCTGGTTCGTGTGGGACAACGGCGAATTCGTGGTCTATGCCGCTGAAGGATCGGCCAAGCTGAAGCACATCGCCGCCCATCCCAAAGTCGCCGTCAATTTCGATGGTGGCCCCTACGGCGAGGACATACAGGTGTTCACTGGCAGCGCGCGGATCGTCGCCTCGGACTTTGAGAGTGCCGCGGCAGCCAACTACTTTGAGAAATACGCCAGCCAGATCCCTGAGATCGGCATGACCGAGGAATCATTTAAACAGACCTACTCGCAAACGATCCGCATCACGCCGGAAAAGCTGCGCTGA
- the ppk2 gene encoding polyphosphate kinase 2, with protein MAKDGQGKKEKKDKSRAGSPKNGSAPAAEPLVRLPRSFYEHELERLQFELVRLQYWVKATGQRIVLIFEGRDAAGKGGTIKRLTEPMNPRGVRLVALGKPSDVERTQWYFQRYVAHLPAAGEIVIFDRSWYNRAGVEHVMGFCSDEEYNEFLVSCPEFERLLVRSGLNVVKYWLSVSDDEQEKRFQERAQNPAKMWKLSPMDLLSRERWVDYSKAKDSMMEYTDISEAPWYQIETDDKRRAHLNIIRHLLTLFPRYVSTVPEPFKLKRRPKPDSNYSRPPREMHALVPDYYADFVPDTD; from the coding sequence ATGGCGAAAGACGGGCAAGGGAAGAAAGAGAAGAAGGACAAGAGTCGCGCCGGGTCACCCAAAAACGGCTCCGCGCCCGCGGCAGAACCCCTCGTTCGGCTCCCCAGGTCGTTTTATGAACACGAGCTGGAGCGTCTGCAATTTGAGCTCGTGCGGCTCCAGTACTGGGTGAAGGCCACCGGTCAGCGAATCGTGCTGATCTTTGAAGGCCGCGACGCCGCAGGGAAGGGCGGAACGATCAAACGCCTGACCGAGCCGATGAACCCGCGCGGAGTGCGCCTGGTCGCGTTGGGCAAACCGTCAGACGTCGAGCGCACCCAGTGGTACTTCCAGCGGTATGTGGCGCATCTGCCGGCCGCAGGGGAAATCGTCATCTTCGACCGGAGCTGGTACAACCGCGCCGGCGTAGAGCACGTCATGGGCTTCTGCTCCGACGAGGAATACAACGAGTTTCTGGTCTCCTGCCCGGAGTTCGAGCGCCTTCTGGTCCGCTCCGGTCTGAATGTGGTGAAATACTGGCTGTCGGTCAGCGACGACGAGCAGGAGAAGCGCTTTCAGGAACGGGCGCAGAACCCGGCCAAGATGTGGAAGTTAAGCCCCATGGATTTGCTCTCCCGCGAGCGCTGGGTGGACTATTCCAAGGCCAAAGACAGCATGATGGAATACACCGATATCTCCGAGGCGCCGTGGTACCAGATCGAAACCGATGACAAGCGGCGGGCCCACCTCAACATCATCCGCCACCTGCTGACTCTGTTCCCGCGCTACGTGTCGACTGTCCCTGAACCGTTCAAGCTCAAGCGGCGTCCAAAACCGGACTCAAACTACTCGCGTCCGCCGCGAGAGATGCACGCGCTGGTGCCGGATTACTACGCGGATTTCGTGCCGGACACGGACTGA
- a CDS encoding S8 family serine peptidase — MALRVTADGLTALQSTRSVVGIYPDTLHTPTLNTALPAQDVPQAHLDGHTGAGAVVAVLDSGVQKNHEFLSGQVVAEACFSTNYAPQTATSICPNGAEVQFGSGSANPSKCADAPGCNHGTHVAGIVAGKSIDPASIPGTTIYSGIAPGAKVYAIQVFSEFSSFSFCNPNSKCVLSYTSDMISALQQVYADRAAYNIASVNLSLGGGRYFDYCDVSDAPTKAAIDVLLDAGVATVIAAGNDGYTDSVGSPACISSAITVGSVTDGGSVSGFSNSNHILDLWGVGSGVVSSVFGNQYESFNGTSMATPMVAGAWAVIKSIKPHLSVAEVLAIFNATGFAITDVNAVTRDLIQLENAADSAAGLPPAANLLADAGFEGALTPRISAWTKTGEGVKILCDGLKSNSGLCYVRAGIGTGKVSQTLTPVAYLEGDILTLSAHVRASTVNSGTIMAKITLVNGNVQKLKLRVSGSFGYTYRTVSDALNKNATKVKIQFGGTTSGKYYVDDVALTLNFE, encoded by the coding sequence ATGGCGCTGCGCGTCACGGCGGACGGGCTGACCGCGCTGCAGTCGACGCGCTCGGTGGTCGGGATTTACCCGGATACGCTCCACACTCCGACCCTGAACACGGCCCTGCCCGCGCAGGACGTCCCGCAGGCGCACCTGGACGGCCACACCGGCGCCGGCGCGGTGGTTGCCGTGCTGGACAGCGGCGTGCAGAAGAACCACGAGTTCCTGAGCGGGCAGGTCGTTGCCGAAGCGTGCTTCTCGACCAACTACGCCCCGCAGACCGCCACCTCGATCTGCCCCAACGGCGCAGAAGTCCAGTTCGGATCGGGTTCGGCCAATCCGTCCAAGTGCGCGGACGCGCCGGGCTGCAATCATGGAACGCACGTGGCTGGCATCGTGGCTGGCAAATCTATCGATCCAGCCAGCATCCCTGGCACGACAATCTACAGTGGAATTGCCCCGGGCGCAAAAGTATACGCGATCCAGGTCTTCAGCGAGTTCAGCAGCTTCTCGTTCTGCAACCCGAACAGCAAATGTGTGCTGTCCTACACCTCGGATATGATCTCCGCGCTCCAGCAGGTCTACGCCGACCGGGCGGCCTACAACATCGCTTCGGTCAACCTGAGCCTGGGCGGCGGCCGTTACTTCGACTACTGTGACGTCAGCGACGCGCCGACCAAAGCGGCGATCGATGTGCTGCTGGACGCGGGCGTGGCAACCGTGATCGCCGCGGGCAACGACGGCTATACCGACTCGGTCGGCAGCCCGGCCTGCATCAGCTCGGCCATCACGGTCGGGTCGGTCACGGACGGCGGCTCCGTCTCCGGCTTCAGCAACAGCAACCACATCCTCGATCTGTGGGGCGTCGGCTCTGGTGTTGTGTCGTCGGTCTTCGGCAACCAGTACGAGTCGTTCAATGGCACCTCGATGGCGACCCCGATGGTCGCAGGCGCCTGGGCGGTCATCAAGAGTATCAAGCCACATCTGAGCGTCGCTGAAGTGCTGGCGATCTTCAATGCCACCGGTTTCGCGATCACCGATGTCAACGCCGTGACCCGCGATCTGATCCAGCTTGAAAACGCAGCGGACTCTGCGGCTGGCCTGCCGCCCGCCGCCAACCTGCTGGCGGACGCCGGCTTCGAAGGCGCGCTCACGCCCCGCATCAGCGCCTGGACCAAGACCGGTGAAGGCGTCAAAATTCTCTGCGACGGCCTCAAGTCGAATTCCGGACTGTGCTATGTCCGGGCTGGTATCGGCACCGGCAAGGTCAGCCAGACCCTGACGCCGGTAGCCTACCTTGAAGGCGATATCCTCACGCTTTCGGCTCACGTCAGGGCCAGCACGGTCAATAGCGGCACCATCATGGCTAAGATCACCCTGGTCAACGGCAATGTTCAGAAGCTCAAGCTGCGGGTCAGCGGCTCGTTCGGTTACACTTACCGCACGGTCAGCGACGCGCTCAACAAGAACGCGACCAAGGTTAAAATCCAGTTTGGCGGGACCACCAGCGGCAAGTACTACGTCGACGACGTCGCTCTGACGCTCAACTTCGAGTAG
- a CDS encoding GNAT family N-acetyltransferase yields the protein MKLETPRTILRDLEAGDFEALFRLTGDADSLKYMGDGKPLTAETTRRWIAVSQENYAKLGYGALAVVDKASGLFAGIAGFIRSEDATPPDEGELIYALLPEYRGKGLATEISAALVEYGFRRLGFERVLATIDPANIPSVRVAEKLGFVLRETKPDEHGMETLFFWREHEP from the coding sequence ATGAAACTGGAAACGCCGCGTACCATCCTGCGCGACCTGGAAGCAGGGGACTTCGAGGCGCTGTTCCGGCTGACGGGGGACGCCGACTCCCTCAAGTACATGGGCGACGGCAAGCCGCTCACGGCGGAGACGACGCGGCGATGGATCGCCGTATCGCAGGAGAACTATGCCAAGCTGGGCTACGGCGCCCTGGCGGTCGTGGACAAGGCGAGCGGCCTGTTTGCAGGGATTGCCGGGTTCATCCGCAGCGAGGACGCAACGCCGCCGGACGAGGGCGAGCTTATCTACGCGCTGCTGCCGGAATACCGCGGGAAAGGGCTGGCGACAGAGATCTCCGCGGCGCTGGTGGAGTACGGATTCCGGCGGCTTGGCTTTGAGCGCGTGCTGGCGACCATCGATCCGGCGAATATCCCGTCGGTCCGCGTGGCGGAGAAACTCGGCTTTGTGCTGCGCGAGACGAAACCCGACGAACATGGGATGGAGACGCTGTTCTTCTGGCGGGAGCACGAGCCGTGA
- a CDS encoding L,D-transpeptidase translates to MTLIAFVLLAALALPASAQMDSTACAGIDPAQTLPDNCLQWMSAFPNPMVTQVRRDGYTINTYSFWKVLTAEAPVFDGPGGNVVRAIPAGFHFVSVINTEGEDWAQIEDGSWMRTSDLKYSPASEFRGVQVLDNLASPFAWALDTMFTASTPGGKQDSENGRLLYRYDRVNLFAEVLADDGWLWYMVGPNQWVEQRVLSKPVRTERPEGVEGRWVAVDLYEQTLVAYDGDTAVFTTVIATGLPGWDTNEGLFRVWADLPRDRMSGAAGAPDAYDLTGVPWVQYFDGGISLHGTYWHDNFGYRRSHGCVNLSISDARWVFEWAQEGYQQAGTGQITRDNPGIAVLVWASGEYKTTGASTR, encoded by the coding sequence TTGACCCTAATCGCTTTCGTCTTGCTGGCCGCGCTGGCGCTGCCCGCGTCCGCTCAGATGGACTCGACCGCGTGTGCCGGCATCGACCCCGCGCAGACCCTGCCGGACAACTGCCTGCAGTGGATGTCGGCCTTCCCGAATCCCATGGTGACGCAGGTGCGGCGCGACGGCTACACCATCAACACCTACAGCTTCTGGAAAGTGCTGACGGCCGAAGCCCCGGTCTTCGATGGCCCCGGCGGCAACGTTGTTCGGGCCATCCCGGCGGGCTTCCACTTCGTGAGCGTGATCAACACCGAGGGCGAGGACTGGGCGCAGATCGAAGACGGAAGCTGGATGCGTACCAGCGACCTGAAATACAGCCCGGCATCCGAGTTTCGCGGCGTGCAGGTGCTGGACAATCTGGCATCGCCGTTTGCCTGGGCGCTGGACACGATGTTCACGGCCTCAACGCCGGGCGGCAAGCAGGATTCTGAGAACGGCCGGCTGCTGTACCGCTATGACCGGGTCAACCTGTTTGCGGAAGTCCTCGCGGACGACGGTTGGCTCTGGTATATGGTCGGTCCGAACCAGTGGGTCGAGCAGCGCGTCCTCAGCAAGCCGGTGAGAACCGAACGGCCGGAGGGCGTCGAGGGGCGCTGGGTGGCGGTCGACCTCTACGAGCAGACGCTGGTCGCCTATGACGGCGACACAGCGGTCTTTACAACGGTGATCGCTACCGGCCTGCCGGGGTGGGACACCAACGAAGGATTGTTCCGGGTGTGGGCCGATCTTCCGCGCGACCGCATGAGCGGCGCGGCAGGCGCGCCCGACGCCTACGACCTGACCGGCGTACCGTGGGTGCAGTACTTTGACGGCGGCATCAGCCTGCACGGGACCTATTGGCACGACAACTTCGGCTACCGCCGCAGCCACGGCTGCGTGAACCTGAGCATCAGCGACGCGCGCTGGGTGTTCGAGTGGGCGCAGGAAGGCTACCAGCAGGCCGGTACCGGCCAGATCACGCGCGACAATCCGGGGATTGCCGTGTTGGTGTGGGCCAGCGGCGAGTACAAAACCACCGGCGCGTCGACGCGCTAG
- a CDS encoding GNAT family N-acetyltransferase, with the protein MHIRPFADRDYAAVAEINTLIMPDQPITGQLLARLDAQREPHLLYGRWVAEEEGRLVGVAGYGQWADVLVPGEVYVYVRVHPASQRRGFGAALYDALIDRLRRVGADSMKIALRSDRFPGINFAMRRGFIEYARRIESRLDLAAFDAAAFPDPDAQMAEQGLQLRSVADLAADPQRDQKLYDLKWEIEQDIPYPGRITRPSLPAFQTQYLNSPSFAAAGSFVAVDGDNYAGLVFHESASPSLLMVELTGTARAYRRRGIAQALKLRSMVWAKAAGYTTMLVNNDLANVGMLAINDKLGYVRQPALILLQRKAPF; encoded by the coding sequence ATGCACATCCGCCCCTTCGCCGACCGGGATTACGCGGCCGTGGCCGAGATCAACACCCTAATCATGCCCGATCAACCGATCACCGGCCAGCTTTTGGCGCGTCTGGACGCCCAGCGCGAGCCGCATCTTCTATACGGCCGCTGGGTCGCTGAAGAAGAAGGCCGCCTCGTCGGCGTCGCCGGTTACGGGCAGTGGGCCGATGTCCTTGTCCCCGGCGAAGTCTACGTCTATGTCCGCGTGCATCCTGCCTCTCAGCGCCGCGGCTTCGGCGCCGCCCTCTACGACGCCCTGATCGATCGCCTGCGCCGCGTTGGCGCCGACTCGATGAAGATCGCCCTCCGCTCTGACCGGTTTCCGGGTATCAACTTCGCCATGCGCCGCGGCTTCATTGAGTACGCCCGTCGTATCGAGTCGCGCCTCGACCTCGCCGCCTTCGATGCCGCGGCATTTCCCGATCCCGACGCCCAGATGGCCGAACAGGGGCTACAGCTCCGCTCGGTGGCCGACCTGGCCGCCGATCCGCAGCGCGACCAGAAGCTCTATGACCTGAAATGGGAGATCGAACAGGATATCCCCTATCCGGGGCGGATCACCCGCCCGTCGCTGCCTGCGTTTCAGACCCAGTATCTCAACTCGCCATCCTTCGCCGCCGCTGGCTCGTTCGTGGCCGTCGATGGCGACAACTACGCCGGCCTCGTGTTTCACGAGAGCGCCTCGCCATCGCTGCTGATGGTCGAGCTGACCGGGACTGCCCGCGCCTACCGCCGCCGTGGAATCGCCCAGGCGCTCAAGCTCAGGAGCATGGTCTGGGCTAAGGCCGCCGGTTATACGACCATGCTCGTCAACAACGATCTCGCCAACGTAGGCATGCTCGCCATCAACGACAAGCTGGGTTACGTGCGCCAGCCCGCCCTGATCCTGCTTCAGCGGAAAGCTCCCTTCTAG